In the genome of Streptomyces sp. SAI-127, the window GCCACCGTCTCGCCTGTCGGACGCGCGGCGTCCGGCGTATCGGCGTATGGCGTACGGCCCGACGCTCGTCCTACCCGGCGAGCTTGACGTCCGAACCCTTCACCGCGATCTCCACACCGTCCGCACCCGCTTCGACCTTGTCGAGCTTGATACCGCCCGGCAGGCCCTCGATCTTCTGATCGAAGTCGGCGATCGAACGGACGTCGGAGTCGGCCAGGGTGATGTTGCCGAAGCTCGGGATCGAGTCGGCGTGCACCCGCACGGTGTCCCCGTCCACGACGCTGACGGTGCTGAGCACGGAGACGGGCTGCTCCAGGGCGCTGACCTTGATGTCGACCTTGATCTTGCCGTTGCCGCCGTCGGAGAGGCCGACGACCTTGGCGGTGATGCCCAGCGGGAGCTGGGTCTCCTCCGACTTGGCCGCCTTCAGCAGCTGGTCGTAGGCGATCGTCGCCGAGCCGGCGGCGGTGGAGGCGGTGGCGGAGCTGTAGTCGCCGGAGAACGCGACGCCCTTCATGGCGGCGTTCAGGTCGTCGATGCGGATCGTGCCGCCGCTGGTCCCGGTGTCCGCGTCGTAGTCCTTCATCCCGACCTCGACGTCGTCGAGCTCACCGCCGGCCACCTGGGTCAGGAACGGGAACCCCTTGATGTCCACGCTCGGCGTCGTGGTCAGCCCCTCCTGCGCCTTCAGCCGGTCCGCGACCTCGCCCTCCGCGAAGTGGACCGCCAGACGATCGGCGGCGACGAACAGCCCGCCGAGAATCACGGCGATGATCAGAAGTATTCGCAGGGCGCGCATGCGGTGGGTCCCCCCAGAGCGGCGGTCATGTCGACGGACGGGTGGCCGTCCAGCGTGAGACTAGTCCCGCCGGGTAAGACGCCCGGCACATTGTCGATCACCTGTGACAGGCCGCGGCCCGGCTCGGTGTCCGCTCAGTAGACGAGCGCCTGCGTCTCCTCGGCGAGCGCCTCCTGTACGAACACCTGCGCCCCCGCGATCCGTACGCCCTCGATGACGTCCTTCTCCGTGATGTCCCGGCGGGCCGCGCACTGCGTGCACAGGGTGAGCCGCCCGCCCGCGAGGATCGAGTCCAGCAGGTCGGGCAGCGGGGCCGCGTGCGGCAGCTCGAACTCGGCGGCCCGCCCCGGCAGCGCGAACCACGCCGACTCCCCGGTCAGCCACAGCGAGACGTCCACCCCACTGGCCACGGCCACCGCCGCCACGGTGAACGCCTGCGAACAGCGCTCGGGGGCGTCGGCCCCGGCGGTCACCTTGATCACGAGCTTCTTCGCCATGTCCAAATCGTAACCAGCGCGGCTGCAACTCCGGCCGCTGACCATGAGTCACCTGTGCGCGTGTATATGGCATGCGCGCTTCAGGTTCGGTAGGTGAGGGATGTCTTGCAAGTGCCCGAAGTAGCAGAAGAAGCAGGGGAAGCGGTCCGGGCCGAGGGTGAACCGGTCGAGCCGGCTGCCCCGGTCACGGAGGCCCCCTCGGCGGGGAGCCGGTCGCCGCGCCGCCGTGGACGGACCACGACGCTGATCGCCGGTGCCGCCGCGCTCGGTGTCGTCGCCGGTGCCTGCGTCGGATACCTGATCCAGGCCGACCGCGACCCGACTCCGCTGCCGCCGCTGTCCCAGCCGGTACTGCCGCAGGCGAAGGGGGACGGCCCCGAACCGCTGTCGGCCGCGCAGGACCGCCGGGTGAAGACCGAGGGCGATCTGCGGAAGCTGCTGCTGAAGAAGCCGGCCGGGGCACGGAACGCCGAGTGGGCGGCCGGGGACGGCTGGCTGGACATCGCCGAGTACGCGAACGACTTCACCGACCCGGCCGAGAAGTTCACCGACCTCGTCGGCGACGAATTCCGCAGGGCAGCCGTCGTCGGCTGGAAGGTGGGCAGCTCGTACAGCGTGGAGGTCCGGCTCGTCCAGTTCCGGCAGGAGGACTCCATGGCGGCCCTCGACTCCAGCCTCAACCACCAGGGCTGGGCCGAGGAGGAGAGCGGCACCGACAGCTGGGCGATCCCGGGCACCGGGGACGGCATGGCGTATGTGCACACCCGGCCGGACACCGAGCCGGGGTATCTGCCGCAGTACGCGGCCGAGGCGCACGCGTGGCGCGGGGACGTCTCGATGGAGATCTGGGTGTACGGGACCAAGCCGATCGCCAAGAAGACGATCATGGACCTGGCCGAGCGGCAGATGGAGCGGCTGTGACGGAACACGAGACAACGGAGACGGAATCGGCGACCGAACACTCAACTGCACCGATCGCACCGGTCCGCGGACCCGCGCGACGGGGCCGCATCGCAGCTGTCGCTGGTTCGGTTCTGCTCGTCGCGGCACTGGTGGCCGGGGTGGGTGGCACGGCGGTGACCGTGCGCGATGCCGACCGTGACGCGGGGGCTCCGACCTGGAAGTTCCCCAGGGTCACGGTCGAGGAGAAGAAGGCGGTGGCCCAGCGCGGGCTCGCCGGCATGCTCGTGCCGTACGGCACCGATGGCTGGGTCCAGGGTCCTGACCTGGCGGCTTTCGGCTCCGACGCGCAACTCAGCGGCGCCCAGGCCACGGCCCTGCGGAAGGAGGCCCTCAGAGGTCTGCCCCGAAGCCAGCGCAAGCAGTTGGAGCGCCAGATCGACCGGCAGCGCCTGTCGGGCATGGCGATGCGCAGTTACTTCAGCGGGGAGTCCTACGCCTCCTCCCAGAACAGCGGCATCTACTCGGTGAGCGTCGTGCTCGCCCAGATGGCGAACAAGACGGCGGTCCGGAACAGTTCCGAGGCACAGAACGAGTTCCTGTCTGCCCTGGAACTCTTCAAGGAGGGCCCGAAGATCAAGGGCCACGACGACGCCCGGTGCTTCCGGCTGCCCGGGAGCAACGACGAGGACCTCGACATGATGCTCTGCTCCGCCTATGTGGGGGACGTCCTGGTCTCCGTCACGGCGTACGGTGCCCGGCCACTCGACCCCAAGGGGGTCGCGATGCTCCTGCGTACCCAGCTCGACCGCATCGCCGAGCCGGGGGAGGCGGTATGACCGAGCCACAGCAGGTCGCCGCACCGCCCCTGCCCGACGTACCGCCGCAGCCCGTACCGGTCGAGGTGAGAAAGGACCGCCGGGTCCTGCGAGCCGTCCTGCGCTGGACCGCCGCCGCGGTGGTTCTCGCCACGGCCGGGACGGCGACGGCGTACGGGATCTCAGGAATGGAACGCACGGACGTACCGGGGCTGTCCACCCGTTCCGACGGGCGCTGGGACTTCCCCCGGCTCACCAAGCCGCCGTTGCCGTCCGGCAGTCCCGGTCCCTTCGCCGCAGGCAACGCGGCCGAGGCCCACTACGCCGATCTGCGTGCCCTCCTCCTGCCCGCGCCCGAGGGAGCGAGGGAGGACAAGGCGTTGCGCGGCTCGGACGGCTGGCTGGCGACGAAGGACTTCCTGGCGGAGTACGAGCTGAAGGAGGAGCGGGAGGAGTTGGGGCAGAAGCTCGTCGACACCGGTCTGCGCCACATCGCGGCCCGCGGCTGGACCACCCCTGACGGCACTCGGACCCGGGTCTACCTGCTTCAGTTCGCCACGGCGAACGTCGTGGAGTCCAAACTGGAGAGCGACGTCCAGGCGTACACCAGCCCGACCTACCGGGTGCGCGGTGCCGCCGAGGCCGTCTACGACGAGGCCTTCCCGGAGCCGGCAGCCGTTGCGGGAATCTCCCGCACCGCCTTCGCGGAGCCGAAGCCGTACGGCGCTGAGCAGGTTCGGCAGGGCTATCTCTCGGCGGGGGACGTCTTCGCGGTGATCCTCCAGTCCCGCAAGGGCGCCGCGAACCCCGTTCCCTTCCAGCAGACCGTGACCCTCCAGTCCCAGCTCCTCGGCTGAGGAGACCCCTACGGCCCCCCGGGCCCCGGCCGCGTAAGCTGGGGCCCGGCCCGTGTACATGCACCGCACCACGCTCATCCGAGGAGCACCCCGTGGAGATCTTCTTCGAAGCCCTGCTGGTCCTGGTCTGCGTCGGCGTTCTCGCCTTCGCCGGGCTGACCGTGAAGAAGCTGTACCAGGGCCAGCGCTGACCCCCCTCTAGGAACCGCCACTCATGATCGAGATCCCGTCCGACCTGCACAAGGACCTCGTCCCGCTCGCCTTCCTGCTCGGCAACTGGGCGGGCGCGGGCGTGCACGACTTCCCCGGCTCGGAGAAGTGCAACTTCGGCCAGGAGGTGACCTTCGGCCATGACGGCCGGGACTTCCTGGAGTACGAGTCCCACACCTGGGTGCTGGACAACGACGGCAACAAGGTCCGCCCGCTGGAGTCCGAGCACGGCTTCTGGCGCATCGACGCCGACCGCAAGGTCGAGGTGACGATGGTCCGCGACGACGGCGTCGTCGAGATCTGGTACGGCGAGATGGCCGCCCAGAAGCCACAGATCGACCTGGTGACCGATGCCGTCGCGCGTACGGCCGCCTCGGGGCCGTACACCGGCGGCAAGCGCCTGTACGGCTACGTCAAGAGCGACCTCATGTGGGTCGGCGAGAAGCAGACCCCCGAGGTCGAGCTGCGCCCCTACATGTCGGCCCACCTGAAGAAGGTCGTCACCCCGGAGGAGGTCGAGCGCTGGGCCAAGGCCCTGCCCGACGACCTGCCGGACGACGGGATCGCCTTCTTCAAGTAGTTCTAGACTTCCAGTGTGGTGAGCACCGATTGGAAGAGCGACCTCAGGCAGCGCGGCTACCGGCTGACCCCGCAGCGCCAGCTTGTCCTCGAAGCTGTGGACACCCTGGAGCACGCGACCCCCGACGACATCCTCACGGAAGTGAAGAAGACGGCGTCGGGGGTCAACATTTCCACGGTCTACCGGACCCTGGAGCTCCTGGAGGAGCTCGGACTGGTCAGCCACGCCCATCTCGGGCACGGGGCGCCGACGTATCACCTCGCCGACCGCCACCACCACATCCACCTGGTCTGCCGCGACTGCCAGAACGTCATCGAGGCGGACATCAAGGTGGCCGCCGACTTCACCGCGAAGCTCCGGCAGGAGTTCGGCTTCGAGACGGACATGAAGCACTTCGCGATCTTCGGCCGCTGCAAGGACTGCTCTCTCAAGGCTTCAACTACCGAGTCGTAGGCTTAGTCATATGAAGAGCCCTCTGCTGTCCCTGCCCGGTGCCGTCCCCGCCGAGGGTGTGGACGAAGGCGTCGCCGCGCACTACGGCGACCTGTTCCGCGAGCAGCGTGCCCTCGCCGAAGGCACCGGATTCGTCGACCTCTCGCACCGCGGGGTCGTGTCCGTCACCGGCGACGACCGCCTCAGCTGGCTGCACCTGCTGCTCACCCAGCACGTCAGCGACCTCCCGACGGGCCAGGCCACCGAGGCGCTCATCCTGTCCGCGCACGGACACATCGAGCACGCCCTGTATCTCGTCGACGACGGCACGACCGTCTGGGCGCACGTCGAACCCGGCACCCAGGGGGCGCTGGTCGCCTACCTGGAGTCGATGAAGTTCTTCAACCGGGTCGAAGTCGCCGACCGCACGGACGAGTTCGCCGTCGTCCACCTTCCCGCCGGTTCCATCGCCGAGGTGCCGGAGGGGGTCGTCGTACGCGAGACGCCGTACGGCCGCGATCTCTTCCTGCCGCGCGCCGACCTGGAGTCGTACGCCGAGAAGTCCGGTCCCGCGGTCGGCCTGCTCGCCTACGAGGCGCTGCGGGTCGAGCAGCACCGCCCGCGCCTCGGTTTCGAGACCGACCACCGCACCATCCCGCACGAGCTCGGCTGGATCGGCACCGCGGTGCACCTCCAGAAGGGCTGCTACCGGGGTCAGGAGACCGTCGCCCGGGTGCAGAACCTGGGCAAGCCCCCGCGGCGCCTGGTCTTTCTGCACCTGGACGGCAGCGAGGTGCACCTCCCGCCCGCCGGGACCGACATCCGGCTCGCGGACGAAGGGCCCGACGGCCGCAAGATCGGTTTCGTGACCACGTCCGTACGGCACCACGAGCTCGGCCCGGTCGCGCTCGCCCTGGTCAAGCGGAACGTCCCCCTGGACGCGCGCCTCGTCGCCGACACGACGGCCGCGGCCCAGGAAGTCGTCGTGGAGCCGTAGCACCTCGCCCGAGCGGCCTTCACATCTCCAGCAGGACCGTGAAAGGGCCGTCGTTCGTCAGGGACACCCGCATCCGCGCCCCGAAGCGGCCGGTGGCCACCGTCGCTCCCAGGGCGCGGAGCTGGGCGACGACCTCGTCGACGAGCGGCTCGGCGATGTCGCCGGGGGCGGCGGCGTTCCAGGTGGGGCGGCGGCCCTTGCGGGCGTCGCCGTACAGGGTGAACTGGCTGATCACGAGCAGCGGGGCGTCGATGTCGCTGCACGACTTCTCGTCGTGCAGCATGCGCACCGACCAGAGTTTGCGGGCGAGTTGGGCCGCCTTCTCCTTGGTGTCCTCGTGGGTGACCCCCACGAGGACGCACAGCCCCTCGCCGCTGATCTCCCCGACCGTCTCACCGTCGACGACGACGCTCGCGCCGTCCACCCTCTGCACCACTGCACGCATGTGCCCATCATGCCGGTCGCGCAAGAAGGACCCTTGTTCGGGTTTGTTTTTGATCCTTAACCCCCCATCTGGGGCCGTTCGGGGGCACTCGGTCACATAGCGGCCACTTGGGGTGGCACGATGCTTCCACACGCCGGTCGAGGGGACGGTAGAGGCGCATGAGCACACCGAGTACCGGGCAGCAGGGGCCCGTCCGCGTTGCCCACAGGGCGGAGCCGGAGACACCCCGGCCGCCCGCGCAGCGTACGGACAGCCACCTGCTGCCCCCGGATCCGACAGAACACGATCTCGCCACGCTGAGCCTGCCCGAGCTGCGCACGCTGCGCCGGGACGCCCAGCGGGACGAGGCAGACCTCAGCTATGTCCGACGGCTGCTGCAGGGCCGTATCGACATCCTCCGCGCGGAACTGCTGCGCCGGTCCCCGACGGGCGCGGACTCGCTGCTCGAACGCCTCCCCGAGGCCTCGGTGGTCGACCGGCTCCCGGAGATCCTCACCGACGCCCCGGCCCGCCACCGCTCCTCGGCCCGCCACGTCACGCTGGGCACCCCGCACAGCGAGGAGTACCGGCTGCTGGCCGCCGAGACGCTCGCCGAGGTCGAGCTGTCGGACCTCTCCGCGCGGACCGACCTCGAACTGAGCACCGCGATGGGCCGGCTCGTGCGGTACGAGCAGCAGGTGTCCGGGCGGCGGCAGCGGTTGCAGCGGACGGCGGACGAGTGCAGCGGGGAGATCGCACGGCGGTACCGGGAGGGGGAGGCGCGGGTGGCGGATCTGCTGACCTAGGGAACGTCGCGGCGGGCCCGGGCAGGAAAATCGACGCGACACCTCATCCCCGCCCGCCTACCGTGGCCCCATGAACGCCCCAGCCGACATAGACGTCCGTCCCGTCACCGAGGCCGAGTATCCCGAATGGCTGCGTGCCGTGCATGCCGGGTTTCTGCGGGAGCCGGTCGTGTCGGAGACGGAACTGGAGGCCCGCAGGAGCCAGTTCGAGCCGGGGCGGCTGCTCGGGGCCTTCGACGGGGACCGCTGCGTGGCGACCTTCCGGTCCTTCGCGCAGGAGGTGACGGCGGTCGGTGGTGAGTTCGTGGCCGCCGACGCGATCTCCGCCGTCACCGTGACCGCCACCCACCGCCGGCGCGGGCTCCTGACCCGCATGATGAGCCAGGACCTCGCCGCCGCGAAGGAGCGCGGAGACGTCCTGGCGACGCTGATCGCCGCCGAGTACCGGATCTACGGCCGCTACGGCTTCGGCCCCGCCACTTCGGCCGCCGAGTGGACGGTCGACGTCACGCGCGCCGGCCTCGACCCTCGCGGCCCGGATCTGGACGGCGGCCGTATCGACCTGGTGGAACCCGGCGACGTACGCAAGCTCGGTCCGGAACTGCACGACCGGATGCGCCGTGCCACGCCGGGGGCGATCAGCCGGGACGACTGGTTTTGGCAGCTCAAGACGGGGGCCGTACGCACCGCCCCGTGGACCGAGCCGTTCTTCGCCGTGTACCGGGCGGCGGACGGAACGGTCGAGGGGCTGATGGCGTACGCGGTGGACGACAAGTGGGCCGACACCATGCAGCCGTTGAACACGGCCGACGTGCGTCAAATGATCGCCTCGACCCCGGCCGCCGAGCGTGCCCTGTGGCACTACCTCTGCTCGATCGACTGGGTCATGCAGGTCAAGAGCGGCTGGCGGGCCCCCGACGACCTGCTCCCGAACCTGCTGCCCAACCCCCCGGCGGCCAGGATCACCATGCAGTCGGACTGGCTGTGGGTGCGGATCCTGGATGTCGTACGGGCCCTGGAGGCGCGGACGTACGAGGGTGAGGGCGCGCTGGTGCTGCAGGTCGTGGACGGGTCCGGGATGGCCGGCGGCCGGTACCGGCTGGAGGCCTCGCCCGCCGGGGCCACCTGTACGGCGACGACGCAGAGCGCCGATCTCACACTGGACGTGCGGGAGTTGGCGACGCTGTGGCTCGGTGACGAGTCGGTGGCGCGGCTCGTGGCGCTCGGGCGAGTGCAGGAAGAACAAGCGGGCGCCGGCCGGGGGGCCGACGCCCTGCTGCACACATCCAGGCGTCCTTGGTGCCCGGACATGTTCTGACGCTCCCTTCTGGCGGGGACGGGCGGGCTGTTTGCTTCGCATCCGTAGCGAGCTGTTCAGTTGTGGCTGTTCAGTTGTGGCTGTGCGGTGTGTGCAGCTGTCGCTGCTGTTCAGTTGTCGGTGTTCAGTTGTGACTGTGCAGACCGACCGGGCTCCCGGCTCCCCTCCGGAAGGGAGCCCGATCAGCCGGAACCTGGGCCCGGCGGGTGGCCGTCATCCGGACTGGGCGAGCAGCATCACGAGGATGACCGCTCCGATGCCACCGATCGCGAGGTTCTTGGACTTGATGCCGACGGTCAGGGCGACGAACGCGACGATGCCCATCGCACCCCACTTCCACTGCACGAGTGCCTCGAAGCCGACGGCGAGGGCGGCGATGGCGACTGCGATGAACGGCATGACGGTCCCCCCTTCGGGACGGTGGCCCCTGTCGGCCGCCGAGTGGCCAACCTTGTGAAGTTTTGACCATGTTTCTCAAGGTTGCTCAAGTTGGCGACCAACTTCACTGTACTTATCTCCGCTTGGATGCGGCTCATAACCACCTTCCAGTGAACTGCCCAAAGATGGCGAGAAGTTGTAGTGTTTGGTCGTGGACCCGAAACACGCCTCCGTCAATGGACGGAAGAGGTCACAGCGGCCACACACGTCACCTCGCGAGGTGGCCGACGAGCTCCGCACCCGGATCCGGTCCGGCACGCTGCGGGCAGGTCAACGCATGCCCACACAGGCACGGCTGGCCGACGAGTTCGGCGTCGAGCGCGGGGTCGTACGGCAGGCGCTGTACCTGCTGCAGACGGAACGCCTGCTCACCAACGTCTCCAAGGGAAGCCCGGCGACCGTCGCCCCCGACCTGGGGCTCAGCGGGGCGCTCACCGGCCCCGGAGCAGCGCCGCAGCCCACGATGGTCGCCCTCGGTCCCCGGATCGCCACCGCCTTCGCGGCCCCGCACGTCGAGATAGACGCCCTGTGCCTGACGTCGGTGTCCCTCAACCTCGCCATCGGCGAGGGGTTGCGCCAGATCCACGCCGGACGACTGAATCCGGCCAAGATCGATGTCCGCGTCCTGCTGCCGGGCCGGGACATCGACCTCGCCTTCCCGGTGTCGGTCGAGGACCGCGGCGACGACGACCCGGTCCACGAGCGCTGGCTGGCCCAGCGCAACGCGCAGGGGCAGGTCCTGCGGCACAACCTCCTGGCCCTGCGTGCCACGCACGGCATCGACGTCCAGGTCTCCTTCCGTGCCCTGCCCTTCACACCACCGGTGAAGCTGTACCTCCTCAACGGCATGGAGGCGCTGTTCGCGTACTACACGCTGACGCGCCGCAAGGAGGAGATCGACCACGAGCACCTGGAGCTGTACGACTCCGAGGGCACCCAGTCGATGCTGTTCGCCTTCGAACAGGGCGCCGGCCTGCGCGACACGACCTTCGTGGAGCAGTCGCACCTGTGGTTCAACGCACTGTGGGAGACGATCAGTTCGGAGCTGGCGCTCACGGGCTGACGTCTCCCACAGTGGCGGATCCGGGTGCGTTCGGGTCATAGGGCGGGCCCCGCGACCAGCAGAGCGAGCACCACGGCCCCGGTCGAACTGATGGCGGGGTTCTTGGCCTTGATGCCGATGGTGAGCAGGAGCATCCCGATGATGCCGCTGGCGCCGTACTTCCACTGCAGGGTCTGCTCGACGCCGACTACGAAGACGGCGGAGAGGATGGCGAGGGCCGGCATGTTGGTTCCCCCTTCGGACTTGCGGGCGGGCGAGGCGGGCGAGGAGGTAAAACTTCCGCCAACTCATCCAAGTTGGCAACCAACTCTGCTTATGTTGTCCCCACTTGGTGGGGGTTGATAAACAACTTCCAGACAACTCCCCATAGATGGATTGGAGTTGTAACGTTTGGTCGTGACTCAGGAGAACGTGGCAGTGAACGGCAGCAGAAGGCTCTCGCCCCAGGAAATCGCCGACACCCTGCGGGAACGCATCCGCGTGGGCGACCTCAGGGCGGGCGACCGCCTCCCCACGCAGGCCGAACTCGCGGAGGAGTTCGGCGTGGAACGGGGCGCGGTCCGCCAGGCGCTGCGCGCACTGCAGGAGGACGGGTTGCTCAGCAATGTGAGCAAGGGGAGTCCGCCGCGGATCGCGGAGGTGCCGGTCGCTCAGGGGGGACCGCAGCCGACGATGGTGGCCCTGGCGCCCCGTCTGACCGACGCGTTCGCCAGCCCCCAGGTCCGGATCGACGCCGCCTGCCTGACGGCGGAGACGCTCATGGTGGCCCTGAGCGAGCCGGTCCGCCTCATTCACGAGGGCCGGATCCACCCCGATTCCATCGACGTCCGCATCCTGCTGCCCTCCCGCGACATCAACCTGGCCTTCCCGGTGCCGGTGGAGGCCCTCGACGACGACAACCCGGTCCACCAGCGCTGGCTGGAGATGCGCAACGCCCAGGGTCACGTCCTGCGACACAATCTCCGTTCCCTGCGCTCCTCCCACGGGATCGACGTCAAGGTCAGGTTCCGCGCCCTGCCGTTCACCCCGCCGGTGAAGTTGTACCTGCTCAACCAGTCGGAGGCGTTGATCGCGTACTACATGGTCGCGCGCCGGGAGGAGGCGACTGACGCGGGAACGCTCGACATGTATGACGTCCTCGGCACGGAATCCCTCCTCTTCTCCTTCACGAAGAGCGCCGGCGAGCGTGACGCCGCGTTCGTCGTCCAATCGCAGAAGTGGTTCGACGCCCTCTGGGAAACCATCACGACGGACCTGACACTCTCCTAGTGACTCCTGAAACGACGCACACTGATCCGGTGACAGCAGAGACAGCACGACTCGCATCACTGGTCGCCTCCGCTCGGTACGTGCTCTGGGATCTGGACGGGCCGATCTGCGGGTTGTTCGCGGGGTATCCGGCGCACGAGATTGCCGGTCAACTGGTCAAGAAGATCAAGCAGTTGGGCATGGATTCCCTGCTGACTGCGCAGGAACGATCCAGCAATGATCCGCACGATGCCTTGCGCGGTGTCCACGAACGTCGCCCGGGAAGCGATCTGGTCCTCGAACTGGAGGAGTGGCTGACCCGGCGTGAACTGAAGGCTGTTGGCACGGCGATGCCTACGCCGTATGCGGATCCGTTGATCAGGACGTGGTCGGCGCTCGGCGTGAGGTTCGCGATCACCACCAACAACGCCGCCCTCGCGGCGACGGCATACGTCGAGAGCCGCGGACTGGCGGACTGCTTCCCCCACGTCTACGGCCGCACGCCGAACCTCGACCTGATGAAGCCGAACCCGCACTGCCTGGAAGAGGCGCTCAAGGCAATGGGAGCCGTTCCTGCGGCCACTCTGATGATCGGCGACGCCGCCACGGACCTCGAAGCCGCGCAACAGGCCGGGGTCGCGTTCCTGGGCTACGCGCGTAACGGGGGCAAGGAGCAGATCCTGAGGGACGCGGGTGCCGAGGTCGTCGTGGGCTCGCTGGAGCAAGTGCTGGACGTCCTGCACAGCCGGCACTGAACCGCGTTCACGTAACCGGTCCACCACTCAGCCACCACCTGTCCACATTGGTAGGTCTGTTTGATCTAAGCGGTCCAATTGGCCGGATCTCTTGAATTGGGTTGTGCCCGGACTGCTTGATCGACTAACTAGCCTGCAAATATGGTGCCGTTGGT includes:
- a CDS encoding DUF2993 domain-containing protein, translating into MRALRILLIIAVILGGLFVAADRLAVHFAEGEVADRLKAQEGLTTTPSVDIKGFPFLTQVAGGELDDVEVGMKDYDADTGTSGGTIRIDDLNAAMKGVAFSGDYSSATASTAAGSATIAYDQLLKAAKSEETQLPLGITAKVVGLSDGGNGKIKVDIKVSALEQPVSVLSTVSVVDGDTVRVHADSIPSFGNITLADSDVRSIADFDQKIEGLPGGIKLDKVEAGADGVEIAVKGSDVKLAG
- a CDS encoding DsrE family protein — translated: MAKKLVIKVTAGADAPERCSQAFTVAAVAVASGVDVSLWLTGESAWFALPGRAAEFELPHAAPLPDLLDSILAGGRLTLCTQCAARRDITEKDVIEGVRIAGAQVFVQEALAEETQALVY
- a CDS encoding FABP family protein, coding for MIEIPSDLHKDLVPLAFLLGNWAGAGVHDFPGSEKCNFGQEVTFGHDGRDFLEYESHTWVLDNDGNKVRPLESEHGFWRIDADRKVEVTMVRDDGVVEIWYGEMAAQKPQIDLVTDAVARTAASGPYTGGKRLYGYVKSDLMWVGEKQTPEVELRPYMSAHLKKVVTPEEVERWAKALPDDLPDDGIAFFK
- a CDS encoding transcriptional repressor, with the protein product MVSTDWKSDLRQRGYRLTPQRQLVLEAVDTLEHATPDDILTEVKKTASGVNISTVYRTLELLEELGLVSHAHLGHGAPTYHLADRHHHIHLVCRDCQNVIEADIKVAADFTAKLRQEFGFETDMKHFAIFGRCKDCSLKASTTES
- a CDS encoding folate-binding protein — its product is MKSPLLSLPGAVPAEGVDEGVAAHYGDLFREQRALAEGTGFVDLSHRGVVSVTGDDRLSWLHLLLTQHVSDLPTGQATEALILSAHGHIEHALYLVDDGTTVWAHVEPGTQGALVAYLESMKFFNRVEVADRTDEFAVVHLPAGSIAEVPEGVVVRETPYGRDLFLPRADLESYAEKSGPAVGLLAYEALRVEQHRPRLGFETDHRTIPHELGWIGTAVHLQKGCYRGQETVARVQNLGKPPRRLVFLHLDGSEVHLPPAGTDIRLADEGPDGRKIGFVTTSVRHHELGPVALALVKRNVPLDARLVADTTAAAQEVVVEP
- the dtd gene encoding D-aminoacyl-tRNA deacylase, whose amino-acid sequence is MRAVVQRVDGASVVVDGETVGEISGEGLCVLVGVTHEDTKEKAAQLARKLWSVRMLHDEKSCSDIDAPLLVISQFTLYGDARKGRRPTWNAAAPGDIAEPLVDEVVAQLRALGATVATGRFGARMRVSLTNDGPFTVLLEM
- a CDS encoding aerial mycelium formation protein, with the protein product MSTPSTGQQGPVRVAHRAEPETPRPPAQRTDSHLLPPDPTEHDLATLSLPELRTLRRDAQRDEADLSYVRRLLQGRIDILRAELLRRSPTGADSLLERLPEASVVDRLPEILTDAPARHRSSARHVTLGTPHSEEYRLLAAETLAEVELSDLSARTDLELSTAMGRLVRYEQQVSGRRQRLQRTADECSGEIARRYREGEARVADLLT
- a CDS encoding GNAT family N-acetyltransferase, whose product is MNAPADIDVRPVTEAEYPEWLRAVHAGFLREPVVSETELEARRSQFEPGRLLGAFDGDRCVATFRSFAQEVTAVGGEFVAADAISAVTVTATHRRRGLLTRMMSQDLAAAKERGDVLATLIAAEYRIYGRYGFGPATSAAEWTVDVTRAGLDPRGPDLDGGRIDLVEPGDVRKLGPELHDRMRRATPGAISRDDWFWQLKTGAVRTAPWTEPFFAVYRAADGTVEGLMAYAVDDKWADTMQPLNTADVRQMIASTPAAERALWHYLCSIDWVMQVKSGWRAPDDLLPNLLPNPPAARITMQSDWLWVRILDVVRALEARTYEGEGALVLQVVDGSGMAGGRYRLEASPAGATCTATTQSADLTLDVRELATLWLGDESVARLVALGRVQEEQAGAGRGADALLHTSRRPWCPDMF
- a CDS encoding GntR family transcriptional regulator produces the protein MVVDPKHASVNGRKRSQRPHTSPREVADELRTRIRSGTLRAGQRMPTQARLADEFGVERGVVRQALYLLQTERLLTNVSKGSPATVAPDLGLSGALTGPGAAPQPTMVALGPRIATAFAAPHVEIDALCLTSVSLNLAIGEGLRQIHAGRLNPAKIDVRVLLPGRDIDLAFPVSVEDRGDDDPVHERWLAQRNAQGQVLRHNLLALRATHGIDVQVSFRALPFTPPVKLYLLNGMEALFAYYTLTRRKEEIDHEHLELYDSEGTQSMLFAFEQGAGLRDTTFVEQSHLWFNALWETISSELALTG
- a CDS encoding winged helix-turn-helix domain-containing protein, with the translated sequence MVVTQENVAVNGSRRLSPQEIADTLRERIRVGDLRAGDRLPTQAELAEEFGVERGAVRQALRALQEDGLLSNVSKGSPPRIAEVPVAQGGPQPTMVALAPRLTDAFASPQVRIDAACLTAETLMVALSEPVRLIHEGRIHPDSIDVRILLPSRDINLAFPVPVEALDDDNPVHQRWLEMRNAQGHVLRHNLRSLRSSHGIDVKVRFRALPFTPPVKLYLLNQSEALIAYYMVARREEATDAGTLDMYDVLGTESLLFSFTKSAGERDAAFVVQSQKWFDALWETITTDLTLS
- a CDS encoding HAD family hydrolase, yielding MTPETTHTDPVTAETARLASLVASARYVLWDLDGPICGLFAGYPAHEIAGQLVKKIKQLGMDSLLTAQERSSNDPHDALRGVHERRPGSDLVLELEEWLTRRELKAVGTAMPTPYADPLIRTWSALGVRFAITTNNAALAATAYVESRGLADCFPHVYGRTPNLDLMKPNPHCLEEALKAMGAVPAATLMIGDAATDLEAAQQAGVAFLGYARNGGKEQILRDAGAEVVVGSLEQVLDVLHSRH